A window from Heliangelus exortis chromosome 17, bHelExo1.hap1, whole genome shotgun sequence encodes these proteins:
- the THUMPD1 gene encoding THUMP domain-containing protein 1: MAPSRKRRPKGQLAAAERAKRPRGEGRQLEAGMHGILITCNMNERKCVGEAYSLLGEYGDLLYGPEQFSDQEEQMSGSTKEEDEDDVEAALKKEVGQIRASREQKLQRFQSVESGANNVVFIRTQGIEPENLVHHILKDMHATKKNKTRAILRMLPVSGTCKAFMEDMKKYTETFFEPWFKAPNKGTFQIVYKARNNSHMSREEVIKELAGIVGSLNPENKVDLNNPEYTILVEIIKTVCCLSVVRDYVLFRKYNLQEVVRSNKEDTQKTPSSLTEDQNSKVVKPETEEEKSSKEVKQEKKNQGETEAEPKGNDTLLV, from the exons ATGGCTCCGTCGCGGAAGCGGCGGCCCAAGGGGCAGCTGGCGGCGGCGGAACGGGCCAAGAGACCCCGCGGAGAGGGGCGGCAGCTGGAGGCCGGCATGCACGGCATCCTCATCACCTGCAACATGAACGAGCGCAAGTGCGTGGGGGAGGCCTACAGCCTCCTCGGCGAGTACGGGGACCTCCTCTACGGGCCCGAGCAG TTTTCAGATCAGGAGGAGCAGATGTCTGGAAGCAcgaaggaggaggatgaggatgatgtTGAGGCTGCCCTGAAGAAGGAGGTGGGGCAGATCCGTGCCTCAAgggagcagaagctgcagcGGTTCCAGTCAGTGGAGAGTGGTGCCAACAACGTGGTGTTCATCAGGACCCAAGGCATAG agccTGAGAACCTGGTGCACCACATTTTAAAGGACATGCATGCcactaaaaagaacaaaacGAGAGCAATTCTGCGCATGCTCCCCGTTTCTGGAACTTGCAAGGCTTTTATGGAGGatatgaaaaaatacacagaaacctTTTTTGAGCCTTGGTTTAAAGCCCCCAATAAGGGGACTTTTCAGATTGTTTACAAAGCTCGAAATAACAGTCATATGAGCAGGGAAGAAGTCATTAAGGAACTGGCAG GAATTGTGGGCAGCCTCAATCCAGAAAACAAAGTTGATCTTAATAACCCAGAATATACCATTCTGgtggaaataataaaaacagtCTGCTGCTTGAGTGTGGTGAGAGACTATGTCCTGTTCAGAAAGTACAATCTGCAGGAGGTGGTGAGGAGCAATAAAGAAGACACACAgaaaaccccatccagcctgacagAAGATCAGAACTCCAAGGTAGTAAAACCAGAaactgaggaagagaaaagctccaaagaagtaaaacaagaaaagaagaatcaaGGTGAAACAGAAGCTGAGCCCAAGGGGAATGATACACTGCTGGTGTAG